DNA sequence from the Coffea eugenioides isolate CCC68of chromosome 9, Ceug_1.0, whole genome shotgun sequence genome:
TCTATTTGACTGTGTGGGACATATGAAATTGTGCAAGACgacttttaattttatcaaagtCATCAATGATTGAATTTATATCAAAAGTTCTAGCAATTTCTTTCTCAATATACATTATCATAGAGTTGGCAAGAAAGTCTTCCTCCATCCTAGAACGCAAACAAGTCTTGATGATTTTCATAGCAGAAAATGCACGCTCTGTTGTAGCTGTTGAAACAGGAAGAGTCAAAATAAGACGAATCAATCTATCAATAAGAGTATAGCACATTGACTTTCTTGTCTTTGCTAACACTTGGCACAACTCCTGAAGTGATGACAAATTATGAAGCTGAGAATTACAGGAAAACTCAATCTGGAAAAGCTCTAATTGAGTTCTTAAGTGCAACTTCTCTTGATCTGTGAAGTCAGCTGAATAAAACCTGTTTGTAAGTTGACAAATTTGTTCAATATTGAAAGCATGAAAATTATCTTTGGGGTGCAATGCTGAACTAAGAATAAGCAACTCTATTACATCTTCCTTAAACCTATTCTTCATTTCAAGTATTTGAGAATCAACCGTTGCCAAAAACACATCAATCCTGTAGTGATGCTCCATGGTAATTGGatcattttgtttttgaattcTTCCTCGACCTGCTTTATAAATGACATTCATATCAGGCATCTCTGTATTTCGTGCATCACAAAATGCCTTTACATTGGTGAACAATTCATTCCATCCATTATCTCTGTAACTTTGAAGTCGATCCTTTGTTATTGAAACCAATTTAAGGGCATTCAAAATATCTTGAGATTTGCATTGTAAAGCTTGAGAAAGTACTTGTGCAAATCCTAAAATGTCCCTCATCATATGCATAACAAGAACAAAATCAAAGGATGTCATGAAATCGTAAACTCTGTCAGCTTCACTTCTTTGAGTTGATGTATTTCCATAATTGATAACATCAATTAGGACAGAGCAAATGTCTTCATATTCTGTGAATAAGCTACAGATAGAACTAAAATGAGACCCCCATCTTGTAGTCCCTGGCCATTTTAAGGTACCAATATGATTTTGACCCGTACCAGTCTCAAGTTCATCAATAGCAATCAATTCAGCAATTCTAGTTGCTCTAGCAACTCTAAGTTGGTCCACCAGTTTGCAAGAAGATGAAATTAAATTTATAAGAAGAGATAAGTATGTAAAGAATTGTTCCACAGGAATTAGCTCTTGAGATGTTGCTACCAATGTTAATTACAGTCGATGAGCAAAACAGTGAATATAATATGCATAGGGGCACTCCTGAATAAATAATGCTTGCAGTCCATTCCATTCTCCACGCATGTTACTAGCTCCATCATATCCTTGGCCACAAATGTTTTGCACACTAAGATTATGGCGAGAAAGGACATCACATATCTCCTTCTTCAAAGTCAAGGAATTGGTTTTGTGCACATGAACAATGTCAAAAAACCTCTCTCGAATATAGCCTTGCTTGTCCACAAATCTAAGAACAATAGCCACTGGCTCTCTTTTTGATCTATCTTGAGCCTCATCAACAAgtatagaaaattttgaattactaATCTCCTCTCGAATATACTTTTGTATCTTGCTCGACCCAATGGACAATATCTCCTTTTGGATCGTAGGAGAAGTATAAGATGCATTTCGAGGAGCATTATCAAGGACCACAGCAGCCACTTTTTCATTATAAGAAGACACATGCTTGATCAACTCAATAAAATTACCTCGATTGTTAGAATCTAAACTTTCATCATGACCCCTAAAAGCCACCACTTGAAATGCACACCATT
Encoded proteins:
- the LOC113782366 gene encoding zinc finger MYM-type protein 1-like, whose amino-acid sequence is MDGQRSGRGRGRGSRQAHPQGDEQGSATGPTQGQENIEVNQMATAVNRMTDILERLAERQGPVPVAKNRLQLQVSIDAAKWCAFQVVAFRGHDESLDSNNRGNFIELIKHVSSYNEKVAAVVLDNAPRNASYTSPTIQKEILSIGSSKIQKYIREEISNSKFSILVDEAQDRSKREPVAIVLRFVDKQGYIRERFFDIVHVHKTNSLTLKKEICDVLSRHNLSVQNICGQGYDGASNMRGEWNGLQALFIQECPYAYYIHCFAHRLVARATRIAELIAIDELETEYEDICSVLIDVINYGNTSTQRSEADRVYDFMTSFDFVLVMHMMRDILGFAQVLSQALQCKSQDILNALKLVSITKDRLQSYRDNGWNELFTNVKAFCDARNTEMPDMNVIYKAGRGRIQKQNDPITMEHHYRIDVFLATVDSQILEMKNRFKEDVIELLILSSALHPKDNFHAFNIEQICQLTNRFYSADFTDQEKLHLRTQLELFQIEFSCNSQLHNLSSLQELCQVLAKTRKSMCYTLIDRLIRLILTLPVSTATTERAFSAMKIIKTCLRSRMEEDFLANSMIMYIEKEIARTFDINSIIDDFDKIKSRLAQFHMSHTVK